Proteins found in one Hypericibacter terrae genomic segment:
- a CDS encoding FecR family protein codes for MRIDRRVWLRAMLAAIALGGLTRRLAAQDAVGEVVRLQGHVAKTRGSGETALGLGDKVALGDSIVTGENGKVDLRFADGSLLTVGPSSRVEVARFAPKAGGGGEALLSLLSGIIKLIVNDGTRWGRFAVQTETAVAAVRGTEWLVEAGKDTSAVLVLSGTVEVAGRAAGPVFKLGPGQGTDIKAGAAPTPPKIWGAARRQKALARVTW; via the coding sequence ATGCGGATCGATCGGCGAGTCTGGTTGCGCGCGATGCTCGCGGCGATCGCGCTGGGCGGTCTCACGCGACGGCTGGCCGCACAGGACGCGGTCGGCGAGGTGGTGCGGCTCCAGGGTCATGTCGCCAAGACCCGGGGCAGCGGCGAGACGGCACTGGGCCTGGGGGACAAGGTCGCCCTGGGCGACAGCATCGTCACCGGCGAGAACGGCAAGGTCGATTTGCGTTTCGCCGACGGCTCGCTGCTGACGGTCGGGCCCTCGAGCCGGGTCGAGGTCGCGCGCTTTGCGCCGAAGGCAGGCGGCGGGGGCGAGGCGCTGCTGTCGCTTCTCAGCGGCATCATCAAGCTGATCGTCAATGACGGCACGCGTTGGGGCCGCTTCGCGGTTCAGACCGAAACGGCGGTCGCGGCGGTCCGCGGCACCGAATGGCTGGTCGAAGCGGGCAAGGATACGAGCGCGGTCCTGGTCTTGAGCGGGACCGTCGAGGTCGCGGGCCGCGCCGCCGGCCCGGTCTTCAAGCTGGGCCCCGGCCAGGGCACCGACATCAAAGCCGGCGCCGCGCCCACGCCGCCCAAGATCTGGGGTGCGGCCCGGCGCCAGAAGGCCCTCGCGCGCGTGACCTGGTGA
- a CDS encoding zinc-dependent alcohol dehydrogenase family protein yields the protein MKALVYRGPGRKALEDCPKPEIKAPGDAIVKIVKTTICGTDLHILKGDVPTCTPGRILGHEGVGIVDTVGAGVTTFRPGDRVLISCISSCGKCDYCRRGMYSHCTTGGWILGNEIDGTQAEYVRTPHADTSLYRIPEGADEEALVMLSDILPTGFECGVLNGKVAPGSTVAIVGAGPIGLATLLTAQFYSPAEIIMIDLDDNRLGLARQFGATRTINSADGKAAETVKKLTDGRGVDTAIEAVGIPGTFLLCQDLVAPGGIIANIGVHGSKVDLHLERLWSQNIAITTRLVDTVTTPMLLKTVQSKKIDPTRLITHRFKLDKILDAYDTFGRAADTHALKVIIAA from the coding sequence ATGAAAGCGCTCGTGTACCGTGGACCCGGCCGCAAGGCGCTCGAGGACTGTCCCAAGCCCGAAATCAAGGCGCCGGGCGACGCGATCGTGAAGATCGTGAAGACGACGATCTGCGGCACCGACCTGCATATTCTCAAGGGCGATGTCCCGACCTGCACGCCCGGGCGGATCCTCGGCCATGAAGGCGTCGGTATCGTCGATACCGTGGGCGCCGGCGTCACCACCTTTCGCCCCGGCGATCGCGTTCTCATTTCCTGTATTTCATCCTGCGGCAAGTGCGATTATTGCCGGCGCGGGATGTATTCGCACTGCACCACGGGCGGCTGGATTCTCGGCAACGAGATCGACGGAACCCAGGCAGAATATGTGCGCACCCCGCATGCCGACACCAGCCTCTATCGGATCCCCGAGGGCGCCGACGAAGAGGCCCTGGTGATGCTCAGCGATATCCTCCCCACGGGCTTCGAATGCGGCGTGCTCAACGGCAAGGTCGCGCCCGGCTCGACGGTGGCCATCGTCGGCGCGGGGCCGATCGGACTTGCCACCCTGCTGACGGCGCAGTTCTACTCGCCGGCCGAAATCATCATGATCGATCTGGACGACAACCGCCTGGGGCTGGCCCGGCAGTTCGGCGCCACACGGACGATCAACAGCGCGGACGGAAAGGCGGCCGAAACCGTCAAGAAGCTGACCGACGGCCGCGGCGTCGATACGGCGATCGAGGCGGTCGGCATCCCCGGCACCTTCCTGCTCTGCCAGGATCTGGTCGCGCCCGGGGGCATCATCGCCAATATCGGCGTTCACGGCTCCAAGGTCGATCTCCACCTCGAGCGGCTCTGGTCGCAGAACATCGCGATCACGACGCGGCTGGTCGACACCGTCACCACGCCCATGCTGCTGAAGACCGTGCAATCGAAGAAGATCGACCCGACCCGCCTGATCACCCATCGATTCAAGCTCGATAAGATTCTCGATGCCTACGACACCTTCGGCCGCGCGGCGGACACCCACGCCTTGAAGGTCATCATAGCCGCGTAA
- a CDS encoding EF-hand domain-containing protein, producing MISGVGGASAIDATTLNKMFSRLDTNQDGVVSQAEFDAGSPSPSAAAKADQMFKAFDTDGDGQMTQSELATGFEKMSSAMKSVLLGSQDVSGSGASAADSASSITQQLLDTLTSSDNSSKSGLDASTQQSLLSALLGLQENGSQAA from the coding sequence ATGATTTCCGGAGTGGGTGGCGCGTCAGCGATCGACGCGACCACGCTGAACAAGATGTTCTCGCGGCTGGATACAAACCAGGACGGTGTCGTGAGCCAGGCGGAGTTCGATGCTGGCTCTCCCTCGCCGTCGGCGGCCGCCAAGGCGGACCAGATGTTCAAAGCCTTCGATACCGATGGCGATGGACAGATGACCCAATCCGAATTGGCGACCGGCTTCGAGAAGATGAGCTCTGCGATGAAGAGCGTGTTGTTGGGATCCCAGGACGTCTCCGGTTCCGGAGCGTCCGCCGCCGATTCCGCATCAAGCATCACGCAGCAGCTGCTCGACACGCTGACCTCCTCCGACAATTCGTCGAAGTCCGGGTTGGACGCGTCGACCCAGCAGAGCCTGCTGTCGGCGCTGCTGGGCCTGCAGGAGAACGGATCGCAGGCCGCCTGA
- a CDS encoding SDR family NAD(P)-dependent oxidoreductase gives MTESLVGIAARFDLTGRTALVTGASSGLGWRFAEVLAEAGAKVAIAARRTDRLEALAEGITSRGGTVLPIALDVTHPPGIKAAVAAVEAALGPLRILVNNSGVAPASAFLDHSEEDWDRTLDTNLKGAFLVAQEVARRMAANGQGGSIVNIASMLGIVVAKGSAAYSASKAGVISLTKTMALELAKHRIRVNAICPGYFETEMTENYLSTPQGQAAIKAIPMRRVGKAEELDGLLLLLASDASSFMTGSSVLVDGGEVLQQA, from the coding sequence ATGACGGAATCTCTCGTCGGCATCGCCGCGCGCTTCGATCTCACCGGCCGCACGGCGCTGGTGACCGGCGCATCCTCGGGCCTGGGCTGGCGCTTCGCCGAGGTTCTGGCCGAGGCCGGCGCCAAAGTCGCGATCGCGGCGCGGCGCACCGATCGGCTCGAGGCGCTGGCGGAGGGCATCACGTCGCGCGGTGGCACGGTCCTGCCGATCGCGCTCGACGTCACCCATCCGCCCGGCATCAAGGCCGCGGTCGCCGCGGTCGAGGCCGCGCTCGGGCCGTTGCGCATCCTGGTGAACAATTCCGGCGTGGCGCCGGCGAGTGCCTTCCTCGATCACAGCGAAGAGGATTGGGACCGTACCCTCGACACCAATCTCAAAGGCGCCTTCCTGGTCGCCCAGGAGGTCGCACGGCGCATGGCGGCGAACGGGCAGGGCGGCAGCATCGTCAACATCGCCTCGATGCTGGGGATCGTCGTGGCCAAGGGCTCGGCGGCCTACAGCGCCTCCAAGGCGGGCGTGATCTCGCTCACCAAGACCATGGCACTGGAGCTGGCCAAACATCGCATCCGCGTGAATGCGATCTGTCCGGGTTATTTCGAGACGGAGATGACGGAAAACTATCTGTCGACGCCGCAGGGTCAGGCGGCGATCAAGGCGATCCCGATGCGCCGGGTGGGGAAGGCCGAGGAGCTGGACGGACTCCTGCTCCTGCTGGCGTCCGACGCATCGAGCTTCATGACCGGCAGCTCGGTCCTCGTCGATGGCGGCGAGGTGCTGCAGCAGGCCTAG
- a CDS encoding DoxX family protein, with amino-acid sequence MTVPKLAPYATLLLRLALGIMFLTHSIVLKWLTYGLPGTAQFFVSVGLPGWLAYAVFAAEIAGGAMLILGVQVRWAAAAMTPILLGAVWVHAGNGWVFTAANGGWEYPAYLTVLCIVQALLGEGAWALSPSRLPAFAPRALVRAVVEA; translated from the coding sequence ATGACTGTCCCGAAGCTCGCCCCTTACGCCACCCTTCTCCTGCGCCTGGCGCTCGGCATCATGTTCCTGACCCATAGCATCGTCCTGAAATGGTTGACCTACGGCCTGCCCGGTACGGCGCAATTCTTCGTCTCGGTCGGGCTGCCGGGATGGCTCGCCTATGCCGTGTTCGCGGCCGAAATCGCCGGTGGCGCCATGCTGATCCTGGGTGTCCAGGTCCGTTGGGCTGCGGCCGCGATGACGCCGATCCTGTTGGGTGCGGTCTGGGTCCATGCCGGCAACGGCTGGGTCTTTACCGCCGCCAATGGCGGTTGGGAGTATCCCGCTTATCTCACGGTCCTCTGCATCGTCCAGGCGCTGCTGGGCGAGGGTGCCTGGGCCCTTTCCCCCTCCCGCCTGCCCGCCTTCGCCCCCCGTGCCCTCGTCCGCGCGGTGGTCGAGGCCTGA
- a CDS encoding CocE/NonD family hydrolase — MRYIDVTPREVREIENLWIPMSDGVRLAARVWLPADVETTPVPAIVEYLPYRKRDGTAPRDEIMHPWFARQGYAVLRIDIRGTGESDGRFVDEYIKQEQDDALEALRWIASQPWCTGKIGMMGISWGGFNALQIAARRPPELKAIIPACFTDDRYADDVHYMGGCLLSDNSTWASAMTCYASPPPDPAIVGERWRSMWLDRLENMPLLAVNWMEHPRRDAFWQQGSVCENYADIECPVFAVGGWIDAYSNAVPRLLANLKVPCKGLVGPWAHTWPHNARPLPAIGFLQECLAWWDQWLKGIDRGAMEGPRYRVWVMDRVVPRAYQEEWPGRWIGEPSWPSPHTETRILHLNENGLGAKPAPERALLHRSPQYVGSAAGFWCPYGNGVDIAFDQREDDARSLCFDTEPLPAAFDIVGAPALELELSSDKPQTQIAVRLCAVDANGSSLRVSYGVLNLSHRDSHVNPTALTPGQRYRVRVQLNDVGYRFLSGHRLRVAISTAYWPTIWPQAEAATITVHTGSSRLALPARPRRAEDNQLPEFAPAEGAMPGPVAWIRKHDARLNLSYDPAQDEATYAVDKDEGVYRLEAIGLETGAHLTERYRIRGDDPLSARADYAWVASLGRSDWHTRTKGRSSFTADAKNFHVTIELDGFEGDKPVFNKRWERKIPRDLA; from the coding sequence ATGCGCTACATCGACGTCACCCCGCGCGAAGTCCGCGAAATCGAGAATCTCTGGATCCCGATGTCGGACGGGGTGCGGCTCGCGGCCCGCGTCTGGCTGCCGGCCGACGTCGAGACCACGCCGGTCCCGGCGATCGTCGAATATCTCCCGTACCGCAAGCGCGACGGCACAGCGCCGCGCGACGAGATCATGCATCCCTGGTTCGCACGCCAGGGCTACGCCGTGCTGCGCATCGACATCCGCGGCACGGGTGAGTCAGACGGACGCTTCGTCGACGAATATATCAAGCAGGAGCAGGACGACGCGCTGGAAGCGCTGCGCTGGATCGCAAGCCAGCCCTGGTGCACCGGCAAGATCGGCATGATGGGCATCTCCTGGGGCGGCTTCAACGCGCTCCAGATCGCGGCACGCCGCCCGCCCGAGCTCAAAGCCATCATCCCGGCCTGCTTCACCGACGACCGCTATGCCGACGACGTCCATTACATGGGCGGTTGCCTGCTGAGCGACAATTCGACCTGGGCCTCGGCCATGACCTGCTATGCCTCGCCGCCGCCGGACCCGGCGATCGTGGGCGAGCGCTGGCGCTCGATGTGGCTCGACCGGCTCGAAAACATGCCGCTCCTCGCCGTCAACTGGATGGAGCATCCGCGCCGCGACGCCTTCTGGCAGCAGGGCTCGGTCTGCGAGAATTATGCCGACATCGAATGTCCGGTCTTCGCGGTCGGCGGCTGGATCGATGCCTACAGCAACGCGGTGCCACGGCTCCTCGCCAATCTCAAGGTTCCCTGCAAGGGCCTGGTCGGGCCCTGGGCCCATACCTGGCCGCACAATGCGCGACCCTTGCCCGCGATCGGTTTCCTCCAGGAATGCCTGGCCTGGTGGGACCAGTGGCTCAAGGGCATCGATCGCGGCGCCATGGAAGGCCCGCGCTATCGCGTCTGGGTCATGGACCGCGTGGTGCCGCGTGCCTATCAGGAGGAGTGGCCCGGCCGTTGGATCGGCGAGCCGAGCTGGCCCTCGCCCCATACCGAGACTCGCATCCTGCATCTGAACGAGAACGGCCTCGGCGCGAAACCGGCGCCCGAGCGCGCGCTGCTGCACCGCTCGCCGCAATATGTCGGCTCGGCCGCGGGCTTCTGGTGCCCCTATGGCAATGGCGTCGATATCGCCTTCGACCAGCGCGAGGACGATGCGCGCTCGCTCTGCTTCGACACCGAGCCGCTGCCGGCTGCCTTCGACATCGTCGGCGCGCCGGCGCTGGAGCTGGAGCTCTCTTCCGACAAGCCGCAGACCCAGATCGCGGTGCGGCTCTGCGCCGTCGATGCCAACGGCTCCTCTTTGCGCGTCAGCTATGGCGTGCTCAATCTCTCGCACCGCGACAGCCATGTGAATCCCACCGCGCTCACGCCGGGCCAGCGCTATCGCGTCCGCGTCCAGCTCAACGATGTCGGCTACCGCTTCCTCTCCGGCCATCGCCTGCGCGTGGCGATCTCCACGGCCTATTGGCCCACCATCTGGCCGCAGGCCGAGGCCGCGACCATCACGGTCCATACCGGCAGCAGCCGGCTCGCCCTGCCCGCGCGCCCGCGCCGGGCCGAGGACAACCAGCTGCCGGAGTTTGCGCCGGCCGAGGGCGCCATGCCCGGCCCCGTCGCCTGGATCCGCAAGCATGACGCGCGATTGAATCTGAGCTACGACCCCGCGCAGGACGAGGCGACCTATGCGGTCGACAAGGACGAGGGCGTCTACCGGCTCGAGGCGATCGGGCTCGAGACCGGCGCGCATCTGACCGAGCGCTATCGCATCAGGGGCGACGATCCCCTCAGCGCGCGGGCCGACTATGCCTGGGTCGCCTCGCTCGGGCGCAGCGACTGGCACACCCGCACCAAAGGCCGCAGCTCCTTCACGGCCGACGCAAAGAACTTCCACGTCACCATCGAGCTCGACGGCTTCGAAGGCGACAAGCCGGTCTTCAACAAGCGCTGGGAACGGAAGATCCCACGGGATCTGGCGTAG
- a CDS encoding glycosyltransferase family 4 protein translates to MEEPGPMTARATETETLDAADKRRPNAAIMFAAEGYDTSRPKLMGRHAAGEGFLKGFARHAGVERFWGLVPTENDGRHFSETLHQLKPGTPVSVAVYSRLEMLKEPGSLFLPGPGIADHAWMRRSKCNQRDFSISGITHTTASFGAMDSIAGLVTGPVQRWDALICSSVSVRKTVDRVVDAQMEFFRDRLGATGKPTLPELPVIPLGVDCDAFKLGGGVRRTWRDRLHIDERDLVLLFMGRLSFHAKAHPLPMYLAAEAAAKAIKGKVHLIQAGWFANDAIEQAFRSGAREFCPSVNAIFLDGRKKDVRNEIWAAADVFVSFSDNIQETFGLTPIEAMAAGLPCLVSDWDGYMDTVRDGEDGFRVRTWQPPAPLGEDLIYRQTSGADSYDRYCGNACQFVSVDPQDAAEALVRLAKNGDLREKLGSQARQRAREVFDWKVVIGQYQQLWGELDRIRKNAKESAPRGKGPAWPARLDPFDAFAHYPTNQLAPDTKVAAVAGADVKRLDAMRRQPASSYASSIFPDRNDCMAVLAHLATAKTASADDLAALAPAERQDSLRRGLAWLAKHGLVRLLPE, encoded by the coding sequence ATGGAGGAGCCCGGCCCGATGACGGCACGCGCCACCGAGACGGAGACCCTGGACGCCGCCGACAAGCGGCGGCCCAACGCCGCGATCATGTTCGCGGCCGAGGGCTACGACACCTCGCGGCCAAAGCTGATGGGGCGCCATGCGGCCGGCGAAGGTTTCCTGAAGGGCTTCGCCCGCCATGCCGGCGTCGAGCGTTTCTGGGGCCTGGTCCCGACCGAAAACGACGGCCGCCATTTCTCCGAGACCCTGCACCAGTTGAAGCCGGGGACGCCCGTGTCGGTCGCGGTCTATTCGCGGCTCGAAATGCTGAAGGAGCCGGGCTCGCTGTTCCTGCCGGGGCCCGGCATCGCCGACCATGCCTGGATGCGCCGCTCCAAATGCAACCAGCGCGATTTCTCGATCTCCGGCATCACCCACACCACCGCCTCCTTCGGCGCGATGGATTCGATCGCGGGCCTGGTCACGGGGCCGGTGCAGCGCTGGGATGCGCTGATCTGCAGCTCGGTCTCGGTGCGCAAGACCGTCGACCGCGTGGTCGATGCGCAGATGGAATTCTTCCGCGACCGTCTCGGCGCGACCGGCAAGCCGACCCTGCCCGAGCTGCCGGTGATCCCGCTCGGCGTCGATTGCGACGCCTTCAAGCTCGGCGGCGGGGTGCGCAGGACCTGGCGCGACCGGCTGCATATCGACGAGCGCGACCTGGTGCTGCTGTTCATGGGCCGGCTCTCCTTCCACGCCAAGGCCCATCCGCTGCCGATGTATCTCGCGGCCGAGGCCGCGGCCAAGGCAATCAAGGGCAAGGTGCATCTGATCCAGGCCGGCTGGTTCGCGAACGACGCGATCGAGCAGGCCTTCCGCAGCGGGGCGCGCGAATTCTGCCCCTCGGTCAATGCGATCTTTCTCGATGGCCGCAAGAAGGATGTCCGCAACGAGATCTGGGCTGCGGCCGACGTGTTCGTCTCCTTCTCCGACAACATCCAGGAGACCTTCGGCCTGACGCCGATCGAGGCCATGGCGGCGGGGCTGCCCTGCCTCGTCAGCGACTGGGACGGTTATATGGACACGGTGCGCGACGGCGAGGACGGATTCCGCGTCCGCACCTGGCAGCCCCCGGCCCCGCTGGGCGAGGATCTGATCTATCGCCAGACCTCCGGCGCCGACAGCTATGACCGCTATTGCGGCAATGCCTGCCAGTTCGTCTCGGTCGATCCGCAGGATGCCGCCGAGGCGCTGGTGCGGCTCGCCAAGAATGGCGACCTGCGCGAGAAACTGGGCAGCCAGGCGCGCCAGCGCGCGCGCGAGGTCTTCGACTGGAAGGTCGTGATCGGCCAGTATCAGCAGCTCTGGGGCGAGCTCGACCGGATCCGCAAGAATGCGAAGGAGTCGGCACCGCGCGGCAAGGGCCCGGCCTGGCCCGCGCGTCTCGATCCGTTCGACGCCTTCGCGCATTACCCGACCAACCAGCTGGCGCCCGATACGAAGGTCGCCGCGGTCGCCGGCGCGGATGTGAAGCGTCTCGACGCGATGCGGCGCCAGCCCGCGAGTTCGTATGCGTCCAGCATCTTCCCCGACCGGAACGACTGCATGGCAGTGCTGGCCCATCTGGCGACGGCCAAAACCGCCAGCGCCGACGATCTCGCGGCGCTGGCGCCAGCCGAACGGCAGGACAGCCTGCGCCGCGGGCTGGCCTGGCTGGCGAAGCATGGGCTGGTGCGGCTGCTGCCGGAGTAG
- a CDS encoding MarR family winged helix-turn-helix transcriptional regulator, translated as MKKVPSKEAVRAWARLLRAQQLLLQKVEQDLKAAHLPALEWYDVLLELDRAENGRLRHRELHPRLLLAKYNLSRLIDRMEGEGLVRREPSPEDARGADIAITEKGRTLRRKMWPVYEAAIGRHFASRLKAEEIERLSGALETLIDATSAEGQL; from the coding sequence ATGAAAAAAGTACCGTCGAAAGAAGCGGTTCGCGCCTGGGCCAGGCTGTTGCGGGCGCAGCAACTGCTGTTGCAGAAGGTCGAGCAGGACCTCAAGGCGGCCCACCTGCCGGCGCTCGAATGGTATGACGTGTTGCTGGAGCTCGATCGCGCCGAGAATGGCCGCCTCCGGCATCGCGAGCTTCATCCGCGGCTGTTGCTGGCGAAGTACAATCTTTCGCGGCTGATCGACCGGATGGAAGGCGAGGGGCTGGTGCGCCGTGAGCCGTCGCCCGAGGATGCGCGGGGGGCAGATATCGCCATCACCGAGAAAGGCCGCACCCTGCGTCGGAAGATGTGGCCGGTCTACGAGGCCGCGATCGGCCGCCATTTCGCGAGCCGGCTGAAGGCGGAAGAGATCGAGCGTCTCAGTGGGGCGCTGGAGACCTTGATCGATGCGACGAGTGCAGAAGGGCAGCTATAG
- a CDS encoding glutathione S-transferase family protein: MIPPSRLTLVSHHLCPYVQRAAIALAEKAVPFERVYVDLAHKPDWFLAISPLGKTPVLQVGDRAIFESAVILEYLEETQAHPLHPEDPLTRAEHRAWIEFGSAMLNDIWGFYVAPDAEAFATKSKAIAEKFQRLEGVLADGPYFSGERFTLVDAAFGPVFRYFNVFDRICALGLFDGRPKLAAWRKALGARPSVHDAVTADYDARLWAFLKARSSHLSGLMTGPSPEALAAE, from the coding sequence ATGATTCCGCCCAGCCGCCTCACGCTCGTCAGCCACCATCTCTGCCCCTATGTGCAGCGTGCCGCCATCGCGCTCGCCGAGAAGGCGGTTCCCTTCGAGCGGGTCTATGTCGATCTCGCTCACAAGCCTGACTGGTTCCTGGCGATCTCGCCGCTGGGCAAGACGCCCGTCCTTCAGGTCGGCGACCGAGCGATCTTCGAATCGGCCGTCATCCTGGAATATCTGGAGGAGACCCAGGCCCATCCGCTCCACCCCGAAGATCCGTTGACGCGCGCCGAACATCGGGCCTGGATCGAGTTCGGCTCGGCCATGCTGAACGACATCTGGGGCTTCTATGTCGCGCCCGATGCGGAGGCTTTCGCCACGAAGTCGAAAGCGATCGCCGAGAAGTTCCAACGCCTGGAAGGCGTCCTCGCCGACGGCCCCTATTTCAGCGGCGAACGCTTCACCCTGGTCGACGCTGCCTTCGGTCCCGTCTTCCGCTATTTCAACGTCTTCGATCGGATCTGCGCGCTCGGCCTGTTCGACGGCCGCCCGAAGCTCGCAGCCTGGCGCAAGGCGCTCGGCGCTCGTCCTTCCGTGCACGATGCCGTCACTGCCGATTACGACGCCCGCCTCTGGGCATTTCTCAAAGCCCGCAGCTCGCATCTATCGGGATTGATGACTGGGCCCTCGCCGGAAGCGCTGGCTGCCGAATAG